The window ATCTGCGAGCATGGTGCCCCATTCTGGTAATGGTGATTGCGCGCCGATCCCCAGAAAACAAACGGCACTGATATCGAGTATGGCGGCAGAAAGCCCGCGTGTAGTTTGCGTGACCAGCACATCCAAAATGTTCGGTAAAATCGCGAGTCGCAGAATACGCCATGGTGTTGAACCATCGAGGCGGACCGCGATGATGTACTCTTTACCGGCTATTTCGCGGACGGCGTTAAATGAAGCTCGAATAAACTGCGGGATCAAGGCTAATGTGATCGCAAGCAAAGCATTTTCGAGGCTGGCACCCATCAGCGAAACCAGCACAATAGCCAGCAATAAAGATGGAACAGATAACAACACATCCAGCATGTGGTGCAAGATGCTGGATATCAGACCGCGTTGCATACCTGCAACAACCCCAATGCTGGAACCAATCAACATGGCCAACAGACAGGCGGTTAGTGCGCTACCAAAGGTCATCTGTGCGCCATATAACAGACGTGATAACACATCCCGACCTAAGTCATCGGTGCCTAAAAAGTAATGCAGTGAGCCATTTTTTTCCCACGAAGGAGAGAGCAGGAGTGCATTAGCATTTTGATCAAACGGATCATAACTGGATAATGAAGGGCCCAGCAGTGCCATGGCAATAAAAAACGCAAACATCCATAAACCGGCCATCGCACGCGAATTTTGGCGAAAGGTCTGCCATGTCTGCGCTAGCGGCGATGGTATGCGGATCTCCGGGTAAATTCTAACCTTGCTGGGCATACATCGCTTTCCTTTTAGCTGGGTAGAACAGAACGGTCAGTAATTCAGAAAAGACATTGATAACAATGAGCGTAATGGCTATTACCAGCATGCAGGCGAGAACAGCGGCGAAATCGCGGGCATTGATACTGCTGACCAGCCAGCGGCCTAATCCGGGCCATTCAAACATCTGCTCAGTAATAATGGCGGAGGTCACTATGGTACCAAATTGCATACTCATCATCGGTAAGATGGGTGGCAGTGCATTTCGTAAACCATGCGTTAACACGACACTCCAGGTGGAGCGTCCGCGGCTGAGGGCCGCTTTAATATAACTTTGCCCCATCACTTCACTGAGCGAACTGCGCACTAAGCGGATCACTTCTGTTGTGGTGATCAAACCCAGTACACATGCAGGTAAGATCAGGTGCTGCAGGGCATCCCACAGTGCAGCCATACGATATGGTTTATCGGACAACCAGCAGTCGAGCAAACTGAAGCCGGTTACAGGCGGAATTTGATAAAGCAGGCTCAATTGTCCGGCAGAGGGGAACCAGCCCAATTGCATGGCTAATGTCATGACCAGTAACGTTGCGAGCCAATAAATAGGTATTGAAAAACCCAGTAAACTGAGATTGGTGATGATCATGTCAGGCCAATGATCCCGGTATAACGCCGCCAGCATGCCCAATGTGATGCCAATAACTGTTGCAAGAAAGATCGCCGCCAGAGCTAATCCCAACGTAGCCGGTAAATAAGCCAGTACGCTGTTTAACACCGGTTCACCAGTGACGCTGGAAATGCCCCATTGTCCTTGCAGGAAGTTTTTAACAAACTCAAAATAGCCATTGATCAGATTTATTGAACTGTCGCTATCAATATGCCGATCCATGCCATAAGCCAACAGACTCAGAATGAGTAACGTAAAGAACAATAAGCTTAAGCGGCGCAATGTGTAAATGAGCATAACTTACTCCCGATAAGCCTTTTTAAATGAAACACCACCGGTGGGTGGCATGACAATATTGTGCATGTTTCGCCAGTAAGCACTTACCATCAGGGCATGCGCCAGCGGGATCACGGGAACATACTGGTAAATCATTTCCTGACTGAGTTGATATTCAAAGATCCGCTGTGATAAACGCTGAGTGGCTAATGCGTTATCCAAATGTGCATCAAATTCAGGACTACACCAGCCGGAATAGTTATTACCGTCTTTCCTCATGGCTTCACAGCTAAGCAAAGGGCGCAAGAAGTTGTCAGGATCAGCATTGTCTGCTGCCCATGATAATAAGGCTAAATCATGTTTACCTTCTTGCAGGTTCGCGCGCATGAGTATCCAGCGGGTTTCCACCAGCTGTACATTTATCCCGATGCGGGCTAAATCACCGCGGATCAATTGTGCTGTTTTCGAGGCATTCGGATTATAGGTTTTTGCGATAGGCTGAACCCACATCGTGATATCAAAACCATCAGGATAACCGGCTTCTTTCAGCAGCGCCCGTGCTTTGTCCGGATCATAATAATACTCATCCAGATTCGGGTGATGAGCCCAAGATGCGGGCGGTAACAAACTGGAGGCTGTTTCGCCAGTATCATAAAAAACAGCTTGTTGCAGATTGTCGCGGTTAATGGCCATGGCAATCGCTTGTCGGACGCGAACATCATTCAGCGGTTTCTGGCGGGTATTTAATGCCAGATACGTGGTGTTCATGTTGCTCTGAATATCTAATTCTGTGCGCGGGTTATTACGAATAAACGGCAATTGGCTGGCAGCGGGGGTCGCAATTACCTGACATTCACCGGTAAATAATTTGGCTAAACGCTTCGATGCACGAGGTGTGTAGTCGAAAACCAGCTGTTCCAGAGGCGGGGCTTTATCCCAATAATCGGGGTTTCTGCCCAGGCGTAAATATTCATCTGGGCGTTGTTCCAATAACTGGAATGGTCCGGTTCCTACCGGTAAATCATCCATATCCTGCAAATCACCGTGCTGGCGTTGCAGATAGTCACCATATTCTGCCGATAAAATCACGGCGTAATCGCTGGCCAGTGTCGCCATAAACGAGGCATCGGGATGACGAAGGATAAATTGCACCTGATAATCGGTAACCTTTCTGACATCCTGCAAAACCTCAGCAAACTGCCGACTATCAAAAAACGGATAACGCGTTCCGGAAACAGAATGAAACGGATGGTTTGAATCGAGAATACGTTGAAAGCTGAACACTACGTCATCAGCATTAAATAGCCGTTGTGGGGTAAACCACGCTGTATGGTGGAACGGGACATTCCGGCGTAAATTGAAGGTATAAACCAGACCATTACGGCTGATACTCCAATTGTCGGCTAAGGCGCCATCTAAGCGCTGGGTATCTGGATTGATTTCGATCAGTCGGTTGTAGACTTGTTGTGACAATGACGCGACAAAAGGGCTGGAGCCCAGGATCTGCGGATTTAAGTGTTGGCTGAAACTATCAA of the uncultured Tolumonas sp. genome contains:
- a CDS encoding ABC transporter permease subunit, which translates into the protein MPSKVRIYPEIRIPSPLAQTWQTFRQNSRAMAGLWMFAFFIAMALLGPSLSSYDPFDQNANALLLSPSWEKNGSLHYFLGTDDLGRDVLSRLLYGAQMTFGSALTACLLAMLIGSSIGVVAGMQRGLISSILHHMLDVLLSVPSLLLAIVLVSLMGASLENALLAITLALIPQFIRASFNAVREIAGKEYIIAVRLDGSTPWRILRLAILPNILDVLVTQTTRGLSAAILDISAVCFLGIGAQSPLPEWGTMLADSLDLAYISPWNVALPGLAIMLSVVATNLVGEGLRKALQQGLE
- the sapA gene encoding ABC transporter substrate-binding protein SapA; the encoded protein is MKLFSLMHCLGAVILLLTGCKPVESAKTSGAVYCVDSFSQHLNPQILGSSPFVASLSQQVYNRLIEINPDTQRLDGALADNWSISRNGLVYTFNLRRNVPFHHTAWFTPQRLFNADDVVFSFQRILDSNHPFHSVSGTRYPFFDSRQFAEVLQDVRKVTDYQVQFILRHPDASFMATLASDYAVILSAEYGDYLQRQHGDLQDMDDLPVGTGPFQLLEQRPDEYLRLGRNPDYWDKAPPLEQLVFDYTPRASKRLAKLFTGECQVIATPAASQLPFIRNNPRTELDIQSNMNTTYLALNTRQKPLNDVRVRQAIAMAINRDNLQQAVFYDTGETASSLLPPASWAHHPNLDEYYYDPDKARALLKEAGYPDGFDITMWVQPIAKTYNPNASKTAQLIRGDLARIGINVQLVETRWILMRANLQEGKHDLALLSWAADNADPDNFLRPLLSCEAMRKDGNNYSGWCSPEFDAHLDNALATQRLSQRIFEYQLSQEMIYQYVPVIPLAHALMVSAYWRNMHNIVMPPTGGVSFKKAYRE
- a CDS encoding ABC transporter permease subunit, giving the protein MLIYTLRRLSLLFFTLLILSLLAYGMDRHIDSDSSINLINGYFEFVKNFLQGQWGISSVTGEPVLNSVLAYLPATLGLALAAIFLATVIGITLGMLAALYRDHWPDMIITNLSLLGFSIPIYWLATLLVMTLAMQLGWFPSAGQLSLLYQIPPVTGFSLLDCWLSDKPYRMAALWDALQHLILPACVLGLITTTEVIRLVRSSLSEVMGQSYIKAALSRGRSTWSVVLTHGLRNALPPILPMMSMQFGTIVTSAIITEQMFEWPGLGRWLVSSINARDFAAVLACMLVIAITLIVINVFSELLTVLFYPAKRKAMYAQQG